A region of Stigmatopora argus isolate UIUO_Sarg chromosome 24, RoL_Sarg_1.0, whole genome shotgun sequence DNA encodes the following proteins:
- the LOC144069361 gene encoding antiviral innate immune response effector IFIT1-like isoform X2, which yields MSAAVNRTTLKRELERLECHFTWNLSSQRAKLFIIRDNLEDIGTVEGYNWLGHIYNLQAYIHYQIGSPKDALRFLSRAAEALRQIRNTVSEEGPWLLVNYANLAWLHYYIGEERKSHTYLSKVDFLLNEYPSPYQAELHPEIYAEKAWAMMKFGRDNTLLAVQYFQKAIRMQPDMIEWHSSHVLALASTSKLYKTQLDMNTFEKLKLAKKHDPENLYLATIFLAASAGRGRRFEAEACELAKKILKKPVSSYSGIKPLLKLYRIYLSIDEALDLAEEALQRHPGERYLKRCAAICYKKKILSDIPPEQSIIDRAINLYEEVISLYHQSSLKRQITLANIYVKSIRSQCKADEIFEELLHKRNQDPRDRQMVYNYFAKYCLLTHKQSNKSIRYYMKAAAIQYPSIYRDNSIQILEKIRQRNRNRMCREIEKLLDNLHE from the exons ATGAG TGCTGCTGTGAATCGGACAACACTTAAGAGAGAGCTTGAAAGGTTGGAGTGTCACTTCACGTGGAACCTGAGCTCCCAAAGGGCTAAACTTTTTATCATCAGGGATAATCTGGAAGACATTGGCACAGTGGAGGGATACAACTGGCTGGGACATATTTACAATTTACAGGCTTATATACACTACCAGATTGGAAGCCCAAAAGACGCTCTGCGTTTCTTGAGCAGGGCTGCGGAGGCTTTGCGACAGATAAGAAATACTGTCTCAGAGGAGGGCCCTTGGCTACTTGTAAACTATGCGAACCTGGCTTGGCTACACTACTACATAGGAGAAGAGAGAAAAAGTCACACTTACCTGTCCAAAGTTGATTTTCTTCTAAATGAGTATCCTTCTCCATATCAGGCGGAACTCCATCCAGAAATCTATGCAGAAAAAGCCTGGGCAATGATGAAATTTGGAAGAGACAATACTCTTCTCGCAGTGCAATATTTTCAGAAAGCCATCAGGATGCAGCCAGACATGATTGAATGGCACTCCAGTCATGTTTTGGCACTAGCAAGTACTTCTAAACTGTACAAAACCCAACTCGATATGAACACATTTGAGAAATTAAAACTAGCTAAGAAACATGACCCAGAGAACCTATACCTGGCAACAATTTTCTTGGCAGCTTCTGCTGGCAGAGGAAGAAGATTTGAAGCTGAAGCATGCGAATTGGCAAAGAAAATTTTGAAAAAGCCTGTCAGCAGCTACAGTGGTATTAAACCGTTACTTAAACTCTACCGAATTTATTTATCAATAGATGAAGCTCTTGACTTGGCAGAGGAAGCTCTTCAAAGACATCCAGGAGAACGTTATCTGAAGAGGTGTGCTGCAAtctgctacaaaaaaaaaattctttcagACATTCCACCAGAACAAAGCATAATTGACAGGGCAATCAACCTCTATGAAGAAGTTATTTCTCTATACCACCAATCCTCTCTAAAAAGACAAATAACTCTTGCAAATATATATGTGAAGTCAATTCGCAGCCAATGTAAAGCTGATGAAATATTTGAGGAATTACTCCACAAACGTAATCAGGACCCTAGGGACAGACAGATGGTTTATAACTACTTtgcaaaatattgtcttttaaCTCATAAGCAGAGCAACAAGTCTATAAGATATTACATGAAAGCCGCAGCAATACAGTATCCTTCtatttatcgtgataacagCATACAAATTCTGGAGAAAATTAGGCAAAGGAACAGAAACAGAATGTGTAGAGAAATAGAGAAGTTGCTGGACAAtctacatgaataa
- the LOC144069361 gene encoding antiviral innate immune response effector IFIT1-like isoform X1, producing the protein MNAAVNRTTLKRELERLECHFTWNLSSQRAKLFIIRDNLEDIGTVEGYNWLGHIYNLQAYIHYQIGSPKDALRFLSRAAEALRQIRNTVSEEGPWLLVNYANLAWLHYYIGEERKSHTYLSKVDFLLNEYPSPYQAELHPEIYAEKAWAMMKFGRDNTLLAVQYFQKAIRMQPDMIEWHSSHVLALASTSKLYKTQLDMNTFEKLKLAKKHDPENLYLATIFLAASAGRGRRFEAEACELAKKILKKPVSSYSGIKPLLKLYRIYLSIDEALDLAEEALQRHPGERYLKRCAAICYKKKILSDIPPEQSIIDRAINLYEEVISLYHQSSLKRQITLANIYVKSIRSQCKADEIFEELLHKRNQDPRDRQMVYNYFAKYCLLTHKQSNKSIRYYMKAAAIQYPSIYRDNSIQILEKIRQRNRNRMCREIEKLLDNLHE; encoded by the exons ATGAA TGCTGCTGTGAATCGGACAACACTTAAGAGAGAGCTTGAAAGGTTGGAGTGTCACTTCACGTGGAACCTGAGCTCCCAAAGGGCTAAACTTTTTATCATCAGGGATAATCTGGAAGACATTGGCACAGTGGAGGGATACAACTGGCTGGGACATATTTACAATTTACAGGCTTATATACACTACCAGATTGGAAGCCCAAAAGACGCTCTGCGTTTCTTGAGCAGGGCTGCGGAGGCTTTGCGACAGATAAGAAATACTGTCTCAGAGGAGGGCCCTTGGCTACTTGTAAACTATGCGAACCTGGCTTGGCTACACTACTACATAGGAGAAGAGAGAAAAAGTCACACTTACCTGTCCAAAGTTGATTTTCTTCTAAATGAGTATCCTTCTCCATATCAGGCGGAACTCCATCCAGAAATCTATGCAGAAAAAGCCTGGGCAATGATGAAATTTGGAAGAGACAATACTCTTCTCGCAGTGCAATATTTTCAGAAAGCCATCAGGATGCAGCCAGACATGATTGAATGGCACTCCAGTCATGTTTTGGCACTAGCAAGTACTTCTAAACTGTACAAAACCCAACTCGATATGAACACATTTGAGAAATTAAAACTAGCTAAGAAACATGACCCAGAGAACCTATACCTGGCAACAATTTTCTTGGCAGCTTCTGCTGGCAGAGGAAGAAGATTTGAAGCTGAAGCATGCGAATTGGCAAAGAAAATTTTGAAAAAGCCTGTCAGCAGCTACAGTGGTATTAAACCGTTACTTAAACTCTACCGAATTTATTTATCAATAGATGAAGCTCTTGACTTGGCAGAGGAAGCTCTTCAAAGACATCCAGGAGAACGTTATCTGAAGAGGTGTGCTGCAAtctgctacaaaaaaaaaattctttcagACATTCCACCAGAACAAAGCATAATTGACAGGGCAATCAACCTCTATGAAGAAGTTATTTCTCTATACCACCAATCCTCTCTAAAAAGACAAATAACTCTTGCAAATATATATGTGAAGTCAATTCGCAGCCAATGTAAAGCTGATGAAATATTTGAGGAATTACTCCACAAACGTAATCAGGACCCTAGGGACAGACAGATGGTTTATAACTACTTtgcaaaatattgtcttttaaCTCATAAGCAGAGCAACAAGTCTATAAGATATTACATGAAAGCCGCAGCAATACAGTATCCTTCtatttatcgtgataacagCATACAAATTCTGGAGAAAATTAGGCAAAGGAACAGAAACAGAATGTGTAGAGAAATAGAGAAGTTGCTGGACAAtctacatgaataa